The DNA region CCTTGCACCCGATAGATATCCATCGGGGATCATGATCCCCGAGAGTGCGATTACTAGTCCCAGGGTAACGAAGATTACATCAAGTACGCGTTCAAGTATGACTGAGGTTCCAACCCTAACGATCGGAATCCTGCAAGCTCTTGACATCACGAGGATGCGTGCGAGTTCTCCCACTCTTAAGGGAAAAATGTTGTTGAATAGATAGCCGATGTTCTGAGAGCTGAATGCGTCTCGAAAGGAGCCCTCAGGTTCGAGGATAACGAGCCAACGTTTTGCGCGAGGAAGCAGGGCAATGATTTGAAGCACCAACGCCGCGGCCAACCAGGTCAATTCAGCATCTGCCAACGATGCTACAAGATCGGATAAAGGCACCTTGCGAACTGCAAAATACAGAAAAACGATGCTGAGTGTGATGCCTATCCAAATACGGAGCCTTCCCACCAATGGTCGGAGAGATCTTGGCGTATACCTTGGGTTTTCATCAATGGGAACTTGTTTCTTTACACGTTCATCCGACTCAAACATGAATGAATGGCCATTCCAGTCATGAAGACGACTTAATTACGTATATGTACATATCACCCACAGTTTATACCCATTGATACTTCCTAACATCCAAACCGATTCACTGTTTTTCGAGACGACTCTCGGTTGAAAATGGTGAATATACGCCGGCCTGGAGTGGGCTCGAAGAAGGATTTTCCTTTGTGAAAACTAACGGTTATCGTACCACCAGCAATTGTGGAATCATGGTCGTAGACTTGTCTCCACAGCCCTCATAAGGAAAATACATATTCCTCACCGATCATTATTCGTCTCCGATGAGAAATTCGTAGAGGATGTTCTCCTCGTACGATCTTGATGGTGATGAACCATGGTACAGATCGTAGGACGTATCAGACAGAACCAACGGTTCTTCCCCGCGCTGCAAATGCCCGGAAGAAGTCTCAATGAAGATGACGTCAGTTGAGGGAACCACGCGATAAAGAGGCGCCGGAGATAAAACAGTCGCTGCATTCACTATGAATTGTCCCTGGGCATCGACGATTCTCTCCTGCCAACCAGGGATCAATCGATACACCCGAGGGGGATTCTCCCATTCGGAGGGAAATACATATATTTGATCCAACACCCTGGGCAAATTCCACGTGTTCGCCCCGATTTGACGTACATCTTTCAATCCAACAGGATCGACCAGAATGACCGTTCCCTCATCGGCATCCGATGTGATTTGGGTCAACTCGGTCCAGAATTCCTGTTGATACTTCCAAGCATCGATATAGTCCTTTTGGATGACGAATCCGTATCCTACAAGAAATGCAAATATAACTGAAAACAAGATCGCTGCGATACGTCGCTTTCCAAAACTTTCAGCGAGTGCAAGAAGCAGCCAGCCAACACACGCCCAAATCATGGCGGCGCCGATGACTGCAGCAATGTGCACTCGTGTATCCCTCCCACTTATTGCATAGGCACGAATGGTAAACGTCAACGGATACGCAAGTACGAGCAGGGCCGCACCGATTACCAATAATTTAAGGAATTTTTGAATGTCTTCCGGAAGATCGTAGGGCAATCGTCTCTTTGTAAGTAAATACTTGAAGGAGGGAAAACCTTCCGTTCGAATTGAAGATACGAGACCCTGAACCCCTTCCCAACCTTCGGGTGCCGTACGATCGACAACAGCGTATATCAATAAAAACCCAACAATAACCGCGACAATGATCTCAAGACGAATATTCATCAACGCCTGTACGGGACGGTAGAAATAGGTTCCCAGAGCTACGGCAGGACCTTCGATCATGTGCAAGATCGGCGTAACGACAAGATTTTGAAAACTCGGTTCAATGCTTCGAAAATCTCCAACTTGCGATCTGAATACATACATTCCACCAATGATCAGGACGAGAATCGCCGCATTTATCGAAAACTCTTTCAGCAGCTTTTTATCCCACTGCATCTTGAATAACGGAGCGACGAGCAACATGAAAAATGGCGTCTCGTAAGTCAGCAATATCAGCACGCCGAAAATGTACATTAGCGTACGTCTACCTGAAAGATAGCTGTGCAAACCAAGCAGGAGAAACATCAAAGACGGATGAATCTGGTGGGAATGTGTGAGAAAAGCCTGGGTTGTGTCGGCCGAGAATAACACGAAAGCGATACCACCGATCAAGGCAAAGCTGTGGTTGAAAAGACGTTTCAAGAGCCAATAAAAAAGACACACGTTGATAGATACGATGGCAAAACCCATCAAGTACAGATCGATGAAGTCATTGCCGCCGCCGAGAAATGTAAAAGTGTATTCAAAACTGTTCGATAACGGTCTCCCATGCGGGTAAAGCATCGACAAGTGGTCAACCAACAAATTGAGATATTGACTGCCGTTCATTCCCATGACTTTGGGAATGATGGTCAAATCATCCTCGTACAATCCGAATTCCTTGAAATGCCAATATCGCGCAATCCAAAGGAGAAGCAAGAGAAATAAAATAGAAAACAGCGACTTTATCCGCCGGTTCGCCTTTTCTGAAAGGTGCAATCTATCTACCATCTTTCTCCTCGACGTTTACGCGCGACTTCAGCGGTAGTTGGGTTCTGAGATATCAACTACTGCTGATTCCGCCACCGATCAC from Anaerolineales bacterium includes:
- a CDS encoding lysylphosphatidylglycerol synthase transmembrane domain-containing protein — protein: MFESDERVKKQVPIDENPRYTPRSLRPLVGRLRIWIGITLSIVFLYFAVRKVPLSDLVASLADAELTWLAAALVLQIIALLPRAKRWLVILEPEGSFRDAFSSQNIGYLFNNIFPLRVGELARILVMSRACRIPIVRVGTSVILERVLDVIFVTLGLVIALSGIMIPDGYLSGAR